The following nucleotide sequence is from Paenibacillus odorifer.
AAGGTGAAATATCCACCTATTGATTACACTCCAATTAAAAAAGTTCAGTGATTCCTCGTCCCTTCAGTATATCATAACCACACTAATCGGAACATGTGTTTGCTAGTATTTTCTAATGTTTTACAAAGGATAACAGCTACGAGTACAAATAAAAAAAAGCAAACCTCCGGATTTTGGCGGCTTGCTTTTTAGAGTGTTTAGTTTGTTTTTAATGCCAGATGTGCAACGTTAGATTAGAGCTGCCAATGTCAGAGCATATGGTCAATGTTAGACTGTTCGGCGTTCAGTGCTCAGCGTTCAGCGTTCAGCGTTCGTCATTCGGCATTCGGCATTCGGCGTTCAAATTGCACATTTTCGGCTAGGCTTGTTTCATTAATTACTTACGGACCCAGGAGCCGTTATTCGTGGATTCAGTGCTGTTTTGGCAACTTTTCGGACCCCATTGACGCTATTCTTCGAAAATGTGTTGCATTACGGGTGTTTTAAGAGCAATAGCGCCTTTGGGGTCCGTAAGAATTCAATAATAGGCTGTTTACGCTAAATAGAGTCATCTGAGTCCGTTGGCAACTACTTGCCTTACAGTCGACTCACGGCCACCCTACGTCCAGCCCTTTTATCCTATTTGTTACTTGGCACTGTAAACCTTTTTGACCTTCAGGCTTATTTTTTACTCCGCACTTCAAAAATCGCAAACTTCAGATAGTGTCCTTCATTAACGCCAAGTATTTGTGGGTGGTCTTTGCCTGCGGCCCGCCATTCCACAAGTCTCAACACCTTGCCAGCATCTTTAGCTGCATCGGCAATCGTTTCGAGGAACAGATCTGGCTGCATATGGTAAGAACAGCTTGCGGTAACCAAATAGCCGCCTTCGTTCACCAGCTTCATCCCGTGCAGATTGATATCCTTGTAACCACGGCAAGCGCCAGCTACTGCACTTTTGGTTTTGGCAAACGCCGGAGGGTCCAGGATGACTACATCCCAAGTTCTTCCTCCACCTGCCGTCATCGGCTTGGATGTGTCGGTTTTGGCTGTTTTGCCTCCGGATTTAGGATTTGTAGCAGCTGCTGCCGTCTCTGTTCCACTTGCAACTGTCGCCCGTTCAGAACGTTCCTCTAGTCCTTTAACCTGATTCCGTAGATATGCAAAAGCATCATCCACTACGAATTCAACACGATCGCTAAAGCCGTTCAGCTCCACATTCACTTTGGCACTCTCAATGGCGTGAGCTGAAACGTCAAGGCAGGTTACTTTTTTCGCGCCATACTTGCAGGCATGCAGCGTGAAGCTGCCTGTATGTGAGAAGCATTCCAGCACTGTCGCACCGTCCCAATAAGGGAACGTTACATGTTTGCCGCTCTTATTAACTGGTAAGGTCTGTAGTGAACCCTCCTCAGTTTCAATTTCCTGTAGCGTAATGCCGCTTCGTCCTCCCCAGCCTTTCATGAGCGGAGCAATGGAAGCTCTATTCTCACGTTGGTCAAAGAAGTAACCTGTCTTCTGGCCTTCTTCAATATCAACGACCAGCTTCAGGCCATTCTCACTCACAGTTACATGCCGTGGACATTCCCCATACAGCAAACCCGTTGTCTGCTCCATACCTTCAAGCTCGCGCACACTAACATCACTGCGCTCATAGATTCCGCGCGGTGCCATAACCTGCACCAATGCTTCGACGATTTCTGCACGCCGCTTGTCCATTCCGAGCGTAAGCAGCTGCACAACCAAAATATCTCCGAATCGATCTACAATAAGCCCCGGCAAAAAGTCCGCTTCACCATAAACTAAGCGATAAGCATCCGCACCCGGAAGGAACCGATTTCTGTGTTGCAGACAATTCGCAAACCGTTCTGCAAAAAAGGCTGTGTCCATGATCGCAAGCGGTCCCTGTGATACAATTCTTACCCGAATCTGTGAGGCTGGATTGTAATATCCCACGGCCAAAAATCGGCCCTGATGATTAAGGACATCTACTAATCCCCCCGTTTCCGGATTTCCTTCTACCGATGCGACTTCACCTGCATAGACCCATGGATGGCCCTGTTCCAGTCTTTTTTTGCGATTGCGTTCTAAAATAACCGATGGCAATGACTTCAACTCCCTGTTTTTCTAAAAATGTTTTTATACATGTCCCATGCAATACATTCATATATTGGTGTACAACCCTCGTCCAAAGGAGTATGCCCTATGTTCAGTGATTTGCTGTTCCCTATCATATATGGTCTTGTTATCTTTCTAGCCGGCATGAAGCTGATGGAAACTGCGTTGTCCAAGCTAGCAGGCCCTCTATTAACTACAAGCCTAAATAGAGCTACCTCAACACCTATCAAAGGAATGATTGCCAGCAGCCTGTTGTCCGCCTTACTCCAGAGCAGTACTGCTGTAACGGTGTTGACTATCGGCATGGTCAATGCCGGCCTGCTCACCTATGCCCGCACACTTGGCATTATCTTGGGCAGTAACATCGGCACCACATTAACTACAGAATTGATCGGACTTCAGATCAATACCATGGCCACGCCCTTGCTGGCAGCCTCGCTCAGTTTGTGGGCAGCGGCAGTTATTGCAGGCGAACTGCCGCCTACATCGCGAGTGGCAGAGCTCTGCCACAAAATATCCCCGCCACTGCAATTTATCAGTCTGGCTGTATCAGGCTTCGCCCTCGTCCTATGGGGGATCGCTGTCATGCAGTCTATCGGCGGAACACTTCAGGAAAGTGGCTTATTCCTCTGGTTCCTAAACCATGCCGCTACAAGTGCCCTATGGGGGCTCGCCGCTGGAGCGTGCCTAACAGCCCTGCTCCATAGCAGCGCTGCTGTCATAGCTATGGCTATGAGCATTGCCGCCTCGGGTGCCATGCCGCCTGAGCTAGGTATAGCCATAGTGCTAGGCGCCAACGTAGGCACCTGTGTCACAGCGGTCATCGCTTCCATCGGCGGCACGCCATCCGGCGTCTTCGTCGCTTGGTCCCATGTTGCGCTTAATGTAGGCGGTGCACTACTATTCTTGCCCATGATCGGGCTGCTACAAGCAAGTGCAGCATGGATTGGTGGAGGCCCTGCTTCACAAATCGCCCACGCCCAGACCATTTTCAACGTAGTCTGCTCACTTCTAGCACTGCCATTATGTTACCTGCCTATATGGACAAAACTGGAAAAACGTCTTCAGTCTTAGCTTAAAGGTACCGTTTTTTTATACCCCAGCTTTCCACAACTGTACTATTATACTTCAATCGAAAATATTATAAAACCGCGAACCGTCGTAAAAAGTGATCACCGTCGAGAAAATTCCAATCAGCGCAAACAAAGCCAATGCAAAATAATCGTCTCTCGTGAACGGGCGACTGCTATACCAAGTTCGTTTTGTCTCAGTGCCAAAGCCGCGCAGCTCCATAGCGGTACTGATATTTTCAATTCGCTCGATACTAGTCAAAATTAGGGGCATCAGAATCGAAATGATATTTTTTAGCCGCTTAGGCAGCTTTTCTTTTCTGGAAATATCTATTCCCCTTGCTTGAGCAGAAAACGATATATTCTCATAATCTCGTTGAATATCCGGAATGTACCGCAGAGCCAGCGATACAGAATATGCAATTTTATAGTTCACTCCAACTCTGTTTAAGGATGCTGCAAATTCACTGGGATGGGTCGTTAGAAGAAACAATAGTGCCATTGGAATGACCACTGCATATTTGAGGGCAATATTGAATTGATAGAATAGCTGCTCCCAAGTTACCGTATACCGGCCTGCAATGTGCATAATATCATGACGTGTACCGTAAACACGTACGCCCTCCAAAGGAGAAAAGATAAAGATAGCTATATGATTAAGCAAAAAGAAAATCAAGATGAAATATAATACGAAAGCATAATCCTGAAATTGGACTTTGGAAATTCTAAAGGCAAGCAAACTAAATAACAGCATCACAATTAGACATCTTGTATCATATGTAATCATCCCCGTCACAGACCACACTACAAATAAAATCAACTTAGTAGCGCCGGTAAGACGGTGAATAGGTGAATCCTGCTTCGTAAAAGTTAACATTTTGGCCTTCATCCGCCTCGGCTCCTCCTATCATACGCAATGAACCTTCTAACGAACTCCTCAGGTTGTTTCAGTTCAGCTTTTACAGCTAGGGCAAAAAGCGAGGTTTCTTTCAAGTTCGCTTTTTTTACCACATCAGTATTCGTTAATATTCGCTCAGGGCTATCATCCGCAAGCTTCACGCCATCAGCTAACACTATAGCTCTATCGGCATATTCCAGCATCAAGTGCATATCATGCGTGATCATAATGACCGTCATCCCCTGCCCCCGCAGCGTCAAGAGAAATTCCATCATTTCGTTATAATGCCTGTAATCCTGAGCAGCAGTCGGCTCATCCAAAATGATCACTTCCGGCTCCAGTACCAGAATAGCGGCAATCGTAACCCGTTTCTTCTGGCCATAACTAAGCGCCGAGATAGGCCAGCTGCGAAAAACATAAAGTCCGCACACCTTCAAGACTTGATGGACACGTTCACGAACGAGCTCCTCAGAGCAACCTCGGAGTCTAAGTCCTAGAGCGACCTCGTCATATAAAAGTGTCTTAGAAATCATATGATTGGGATTTTGCATAACAAAACCAATCCGCTCTGCCCGCTCCTTAATCGTGTCCTGAGCAATATCGCGCCCATGCATCCGTATCGATCCGGAAGTAGGTTTATAGAAGCCACAAATAAGCTTGGAAACTGTAGATTTTCCAGCTCCATTTCGCCCCGCTATACAGACCATCTCTCCTTTATGAACACAGAGATTGAGCTTATCTAGCACCTGCTGATTTTTTTCGTATCCAAAAGAAATATCGCTAAGCTCGAGGATGGGTGGGCTATCCAGCTTATCCTGCCGTGCCTGATTGCACTCATACCAGATCTTAAGTTTATTAGAACACGCCTCCAACTGTATATCGTTCATATGCTGCGGATTCATATTTGCTGTAATCGAACATCCGGCATACTTTAAAGCCGTTAAATAGAGAGGTTCCCGAATGCCAACTTCTGAAAGTAGGGTTGTGCTCAACAGTTCTGCAGCCGGCATATCCGCCACAATACATCCTTCATGGATCACAATAATACGATCCACTGCCCGATGCAGCACCTCTTCAAGACGATGCTCGATCATAATAACGGTTTTACCTGTCTCTTTATGCACTCGATCAATAAGCTCAATCGCTTTTATACCGGTATAAGGATCTAAGCTTGCCAGCGGTTCATCAAAGAGCAGGATGTCCACATCACCTACCAGAACACCTGCCAAGGTCGTTTTTTGCTTTTGTCCACCCGATAACTCTTGAGGAGAAGAAGCCAGAAATTCGTGGATATCCACCGCTCTTGCGGCAGCCGCCACTTTACTCTTCATTTCTGTCTGCTGAACCACATGGTTCTCTAGACTGAAGGCGATATCCTCACCAACCGTTAATCCTACAAATTGTCCATCCGGGTCCTGCAATACAGTACCCACCTGATTGGACAGCTCTGCAATACTCAGATCCTTCTGCTCCTGGCCCATAATCCGTAATGAACCTGATATTTCCCCACTGTAAGCAAAAGGAATGAGACCATTAATACAATGAGCAAGTGTACTTTTCCCAGAACCTGAAGGCCCCACGATAAGCACCTTTTCCCCTTCAACAATCGTTAAGTTGATCCCCTGCAGTGTGGGTTCCTGCTGTGCCCGATATTGAAAGCTGAAATCCTTAAATTCAATCATTACTTTTTTCATCCGAGACCTTCCTCTGGGTTAATGTGAAGAGAAAAAAGCCGGTGATTTCCACCGGCTTTTTTAGCTTGGATTTGTATTCCACTCAAGCTTCTCTAGTTAAGCTGCCCTGTTTCGTTCTTGTCTTAGCATACGCAATGGCTAGTAAAGATCCGATCACTGCCACCGAAGCTATATTTAATGCACCTGCGGTCAGTCCTTGCGTAAATACTTTATTTACGGGTTCTGCATAGATCAGAATATCCAACACCGGGGCTACAAGGAACCATGCTACAGCATTCGCTGCAATCTGAGCCAGATTAAAGCGTATTATTTCCTTTCGTCCGAATTCCCCGTCATGAATAGCGATTCTAGCTACTAACAAGCCAATAACCAGCCCTACAATGCCAGATGATATGACCCAACTGAACCATGGCGATCCATAAGATATCGTATCCTTCAGGGTATGCCCGATCAGGCCTATAAATAATCCGGCAAACGGACCGTACAATAGGGAGAACAATGCCAGTA
It contains:
- a CDS encoding class I SAM-dependent rRNA methyltransferase — protein: MPSVILERNRKKRLEQGHPWVYAGEVASVEGNPETGGLVDVLNHQGRFLAVGYYNPASQIRVRIVSQGPLAIMDTAFFAERFANCLQHRNRFLPGADAYRLVYGEADFLPGLIVDRFGDILVVQLLTLGMDKRRAEIVEALVQVMAPRGIYERSDVSVRELEGMEQTTGLLYGECPRHVTVSENGLKLVVDIEEGQKTGYFFDQRENRASIAPLMKGWGGRSGITLQEIETEEGSLQTLPVNKSGKHVTFPYWDGATVLECFSHTGSFTLHACKYGAKKVTCLDVSAHAIESAKVNVELNGFSDRVEFVVDDAFAYLRNQVKGLEERSERATVASGTETAAAATNPKSGGKTAKTDTSKPMTAGGGRTWDVVILDPPAFAKTKSAVAGACRGYKDINLHGMKLVNEGGYLVTASCSYHMQPDLFLETIADAAKDAGKVLRLVEWRAAGKDHPQILGVNEGHYLKFAIFEVRSKK
- a CDS encoding Na/Pi cotransporter family protein, giving the protein MFSDLLFPIIYGLVIFLAGMKLMETALSKLAGPLLTTSLNRATSTPIKGMIASSLLSALLQSSTAVTVLTIGMVNAGLLTYARTLGIILGSNIGTTLTTELIGLQINTMATPLLAASLSLWAAAVIAGELPPTSRVAELCHKISPPLQFISLAVSGFALVLWGIAVMQSIGGTLQESGLFLWFLNHAATSALWGLAAGACLTALLHSSAAVIAMAMSIAASGAMPPELGIAIVLGANVGTCVTAVIASIGGTPSGVFVAWSHVALNVGGALLFLPMIGLLQASAAWIGGGPASQIAHAQTIFNVVCSLLALPLCYLPIWTKLEKRLQS
- a CDS encoding energy-coupling factor transporter transmembrane component T family protein, producing MKAKMLTFTKQDSPIHRLTGATKLILFVVWSVTGMITYDTRCLIVMLLFSLLAFRISKVQFQDYAFVLYFILIFFLLNHIAIFIFSPLEGVRVYGTRHDIMHIAGRYTVTWEQLFYQFNIALKYAVVIPMALLFLLTTHPSEFAASLNRVGVNYKIAYSVSLALRYIPDIQRDYENISFSAQARGIDISRKEKLPKRLKNIISILMPLILTSIERIENISTAMELRGFGTETKRTWYSSRPFTRDDYFALALFALIGIFSTVITFYDGSRFYNIFD
- a CDS encoding ABC transporter ATP-binding protein, with translation MKKVMIEFKDFSFQYRAQQEPTLQGINLTIVEGEKVLIVGPSGSGKSTLAHCINGLIPFAYSGEISGSLRIMGQEQKDLSIAELSNQVGTVLQDPDGQFVGLTVGEDIAFSLENHVVQQTEMKSKVAAAARAVDIHEFLASSPQELSGGQKQKTTLAGVLVGDVDILLFDEPLASLDPYTGIKAIELIDRVHKETGKTVIMIEHRLEEVLHRAVDRIIVIHEGCIVADMPAAELLSTTLLSEVGIREPLYLTALKYAGCSITANMNPQHMNDIQLEACSNKLKIWYECNQARQDKLDSPPILELSDISFGYEKNQQVLDKLNLCVHKGEMVCIAGRNGAGKSTVSKLICGFYKPTSGSIRMHGRDIAQDTIKERAERIGFVMQNPNHMISKTLLYDEVALGLRLRGCSEELVRERVHQVLKVCGLYVFRSWPISALSYGQKKRVTIAAILVLEPEVIILDEPTAAQDYRHYNEMMEFLLTLRGQGMTVIMITHDMHLMLEYADRAIVLADGVKLADDSPERILTNTDVVKKANLKETSLFALAVKAELKQPEEFVRRFIAYDRRSRGG
- a CDS encoding ECF-type riboflavin transporter substrate-binding protein, which translates into the protein MAKQKVLSIKTIVAIGIGSALFVILGRFGSIPSGIPNTNIETTYALLALFSLLYGPFAGLFIGLIGHTLKDTISYGSPWFSWVISSGIVGLVIGLLVARIAIHDGEFGRKEIIRFNLAQIAANAVAWFLVAPVLDILIYAEPVNKVFTQGLTAGALNIASVAVIGSLLAIAYAKTRTKQGSLTREA